The Castanea sativa cultivar Marrone di Chiusa Pesio chromosome 4, ASM4071231v1 sequence AGAATATGCTAATGACTCAGCTTCATTatttccataaaatttttcattatgCAAGTTATCAATGATAGGAAATAAAGTAACGTCGTTAAACAACTCACCATATCAACTCTCATGGAAAAAGTAGTGAAAATGTTGTCTGTACTCTGTAGCATTATTTACGAACATCATTTGGTCACTTaactctctacactctaaagGCTTTCGTCTATCCTGGAACCTTTTGTTTTGGgttcttgtatttttcttttaattatgcTAGTAGGGGcatagcaaaaaaattttgttttgaatggCCAATTTATGATACTAATTTATCAGCTTATACAAACTTTCATAAACATGCACAAATACAAACATCTATATACAAATATAACTTAGAGTGTAGAGAGTTAAGTGACCAAATGATGTTCGTAAATAATGCTAGAGAGTTAATTattaaagttttcatttttaatataaattaccAAATTGTCTACTAAAGTGAGTAAAACAATttcaattaaactaataaaGTATTCAAAGACAAAAATGATTCAAAAATTTAACAGACACAAGAatacattttataataaaaaattaatgtgagaaaaaaaaaacattctctATAACCACAAGATcaattggataatttttttaagagccTCATTGGACTAGCTCAAAtattggggggaggggggagttccatttttgtaaactaataattaaaattttaaatatttatatatagtattaaaatattttaaaaatttgggtgggtgggggggggggggacaatAGCCCCCCACTCATACATGGAGAGTATCAGATATACTACTTGGTAATTGTTGTAGACAATAACTACTAACAACCAATAagagataaagggaaaaaattatTACACACTTTTTATTGCACactttatacacaatttttttgaaattatgtttttaaaacatgatttgagttaaaattatgaaatagtattttaagttaaaattatGAAACCGTGTTTTAAGTTAAAATTGTGAAACAATGttttaaaaaacacaattttcagTCACGCAGCAGTTAGTGTGTAATAAAATGTGTGCGACTATCATTACTTAAAAGAGAAATAGATTTTTAGGTATATGTACAAATTTGAACACAGAGCTCAAACGTCTACgaaaaatttgaaatcaatgGGCATGACCTATTTGTTTTGCAGACCTAAAGCTAACCTGAAAGATACAGCTATTGCAATTTCTTTGTTCCGATATATTAtagttttgatatatatatctCCTGTCATCAGCTGGTTGCGCACAATGTAACTGAAAACATcgaatcaccaaaaaaaaaaatttgttagcagattaaataacatattttattgtttaaaaaacataaatatgaatTTGGTATGATTGTTTAATTACCCAAGTAcgaaataattgtttttttttttttaattttgtgaaaaactgACCCAAGGCAAGATGTAGGTTGCCTTGCACTTGAATTCGGCGTGAATCTTCAGAAGAGAGGAGACAAGATGGGAAAAAAGCTGACCAGGTGGGCCCATTTTATTGTCCAAATAATTACTCAAATGCCACTCAAAACTTGtgtttatgttttaaaatgtgGCTGGAGGTGATTTCAAAACAGGCTTTTCAAAACATGGTTTTTGAACAACGTGTTATCAAATACTGGGTTTACAGACGGTCCACCAAACCGTGTTTTTGCCTTTGAGATATTTTATTAGTTTCAGAACAATTATTGTGTCGTGGTGGACCTGAGTGTGTTAGAGAATCTGAATATTTATTTAGCagtgcttttgttttgtttctctttcaAAAAAGTCTGTTTTTTTCCAAAGCAGAAAACACGTCTAAAGGCACCGCACCTACgctcgaaatttttttttaaataactataaaatcagaactatatcattagtaaacgaaagtttgaaacaaatttggtttctaacaaatcgagtccagagaactcgattttgggcaaagaaatcgagttcaatggACTCGATTTGTTCATCTGCCAGCAGCTGACGTGGACAGGGAGGCCACGTCGGCCTAGAAATCGTGTCCATTGGACTCGAATTAAAAATGTAGTAAATCGAGTCCATTGAACTCGATTTCCTTGAAGCTTAATTCCACTTAATCCCTCAATTTCAAACACTCTCACCATCTCTCTCAGTTTGGCTCTGAAATCTCTCTCAGTCTCCACCGTCTCTCACTGTCAATCTCTCAGTCTCTCCACCGTCTCTCCACCTCTCTCCACCGTCTCTCACTGTCAATCTCCCCGTCTCTCCACCTCTCTCCACCGTCTCTCACTGTCAAGCTCTCAGTCTCTCCCCCGTCTCTCCACCTCTCTCCACCGTCTCTCACTGTCAAATCTCTCGGTCTCCACCGTCTCTCCACCGGTTCTCCACCGTCTCTCACTGTCAAATCTCTCTCATTCTCCACCGTCTGTCAGTCACACCAGCGTCTCTCAAACACTCTCCCACCGTCTCTCCACACACCCAAATCCGACCCAAAGACCCAAATCATCTCCATTGCAAGGTAAGTTTTTACTAATTTTCCCCTTCATTTTTCTGGTTCTTAATTTATTCTTGTGTTAATAAATGGTTGATTTTGtatttacataatttaatttttactattaattGGCTAATGAAATTTGAGGGCATTTgttgaggaggaggaggataaTCTGTGCTATATGTTCAAAGTCCAGCAAGATTTGGTTTTTGCATATGTCCTAGTTTATGATTagttttagggttattttacaaaagaaatacagttgataaaaatttggataaataattaatgaagtagataatatatatatatatatatataagaatttgtttttgttgcatgTAATATTATAGGTGTTGAACAATTATTGTATCACAGTAAAATCGAGTCTAAAAAATTCGAaatgttagtttgctaattagtttgaaaacgaTGTTAACTAACGTACATGTTTGAAAATGGGTGTCTTATGCCAATTTTCTCCAGGATTCCTTACTCCTTTTATCTTTCAAATGCCCatttggtactttttttttcacttttttttttgttgaaaatttagCACTATTAGTTTACCTTCTATATGTAAGATTAACATAAACAAATGCATGAACTTTGTATAAGATTATACAATGTTATGCAAATGTGCACAATAAATGTAAACTAACAATTATCCATCCTCTTATTGGTTAAAAAATcactcatttttaaaaaaattgtaaaaaataaataaataaactacatCAATTTGAGGGCAAATGTGCACAATTATTGTTTATAATAGATTCTTTTATGGTTTTTCTGTAATTgtgctttttttaatttagaaacaATAATTGTGCTTGTTTCCTTCAAACTAATATAATGTTCATATGATGAACAACTTAATTAAGAATTATAATATAAACTAGAGACAAATATTTTAACcatacaattaaattaaatagaaaattataggggattatataatttactaatgtttttAATAAAGGAGGGTCACTTGACACCAAGAGAATTTAGCTACTTAGGACAAATAACTTTGAGACACAACTAGTGAAAATTAGCACCCTTGaaaatcattatcattattatgaTCATATTTGACACCATATTATCACACATTTTTAAGAGAGATTTCTCTAACAGGAGTTGCTTTTAGGCTCAACTAGTTTGATGGTGTAAGTGTGCATGGgatttcaatttcataaatgaactaattgaggatttttctttgaaaaattaacaGATAATATAGAAATTTACTTAATAGTTAACTAGCTATTCACATGGATGAGGTTAATACTTTTATGAAGTGCTTAAACACCTATCGTGCTTAGTCATGTCAGTTCATCAACTTGGAAaagtttggggggggggggggttcccTTCAAAGTAGTACACTAAAAATTTCTAAAGCAAGTTAAAAACCAATTGGCACTAATTAAGCTACATTATGGGGTCAAATATTAGGGGCTCCTTAAGTTAAAACTAGTGGttggaaaagtaaaaaactatCATAGGTAGGCTACACTTACTAAATTAGTGGCCTAGGCCACCCCAATTGATACTACATTAGCCTTTCAATCCCCAAAAGCATGTGTGAATATATGGATGTAATATTTAGGGGATTATGGTGTAAGTCAAAGAAAATAGTCCTCCAACCATCTCGTACCTTTGGTATGGTCATCCCTATGTAAGTTGTTGGTTGAAGGAGACAAGGGTttaggcttttttttctttacaaacaaTATAGCAATGCTTGCCAAACTTGCTTGGTATGCTATCACGTAAGAATAACTCATGTTAGAATCCTATTAGCAAAATATAGGTTGGGAAGTAACTAGTTGAGGAAAAGTTCAACAAAGAAAGCACCATGGATGTGGAGAAGTTTGGAGAGGGTTAAGTCATTGTTGTCAAAAGGAACTTACCGCCTAGTTCGGAATGGGGACCTAGTTTGGGAGGATCACATCAATGGAATTCATATTTATTAGACCATAGTAATTAATTACTTAATATGCGTTATTCCTAAGTCATAAGCCATAGTGAATTTGTTAAATTAGCAATAATTTATCCAATTTTTGCACACAATGAAGAACTCTACAAGTAGAAATGATGGGGACAGATCGGTACCCACAATAGAGCCAAGATAGGGAACTGCACTGTGCAGTCCATCGGGCATAGCCTCCAGGAGAAGAAACAGTGGCTACTTGATGGTAGGCATACAGTCGTATAAATACATGACATGTTATATACTTGCAATGTGTTCTGTTCAGTCCTCAAATATTGACTGTACTGAAAAAACAAAGTAGGAAAGACAGAAGAAAAGAATTCCATCTCCCCCCCCCTAGCGGATAAGCAAtgtaaattttattcaactaagaaaaaaaaaaagtcatccaATTAAGTACACAAATTACATCCTGTATACACCTGGGGACCAATACAATGAAGTACACAAATTACAAGCATCCATCAAAGCATAAACTGAGAAAAGAGAATGATTTCCTACAACTAAAATCTATTCCGATAACGTTTTATAGAGGAAAAGAATTCCATCTTTACTTGCCAACTTTACTGCAATCATAAACTTTGGGTTGGTTCTATCttctattcaaaaaaataaaaataaaagaacaaactATGGGCTGAATTAATCATGCCATTTTGGAAGAGTAGGCATAATTTAATGGGACACGTTTCAGATCTTTAGAAACAGCAGAATACTACCAACAAATTCGGTCATGCCAAAAAAATATCCTGGTAATATCTGCTAGAAATTCCttgtatgtatttttttgtgGGAAATGAGACTTGGGGACGGATTTACTTTAAAGAAATCATGCTAACTTCAAAGATATAAAGCTTTAGGCAATTGAtgcattttcttctaatttaatATGTAGTATGGCTGCCGTTGCTGGGGTGGATGATGAGTTCGGTCCTGGTCCCAGGGTTCCTTCGGTGTTAAGGTTTCTAACAGAACATCGATCATCTGCTGTTTGGGAAGGCCAGGTAAAATTAAAATCGACGACCTGCTaaatttctatattcttttcttatcctttcacattatgttgattttttttttcatttctaaaatccTAAGTTTGTCAATGGTATCACTAGCTTTGAATGCATAGTAATGCTCTTGCAAAATGGTCTCTAAATAATTATCTACCtcttatcattttcattttaggtTATACTCCTGATTTTGTTGATGTAATTCTTCTTGAGCATAACCTTAATCTTGATATatagcttttgtatttttggtttttgtataaaaaaaataagaagactACAAACCCTTCATTAAATAAGTTGTCATAAACTCATGGAAATTCCAATTGAAGAACTTATAGTCTATTTTCCCAACAATAGCTACAATCATTTATACAAAGGTTATGGCATATTACATCTCATCACCATGGTTCTATCATGTGTAGGATCCGGGGGTATTGAAATGTCGTGGTCGTAATGAGGAGTTTCGAAAACGAAGCCCGATGGTGGATGATCGCATCCTCGACATTGTCAAGAGAATTGGATTAGAGGGGCTGTATAGGACTCCATTTAGAGAGCTTGACCATAATTTGATAACGGCCTTtgttgagcgatggcggcctaaaacccacaccttccaccttccacatggtgagatgacgATCACATTACAAGACGTGGAGGTTCTGTTGGGGATTCCAATCGATGGTGAGGCAATTGTTGGAACTTGTGCCTTGAAATGGGCTGTTGAATGTCAAGAAATGCTTGGAATTGTTACTAATTCCGTGGTGCTTAAAGGACAGAGGATCCAAATCAAGAAGCTACTTGAAAAAATTGACCAAGGGTTGCCCGATGGTGCATAAGAGGTTGTTTTGCATCAGTATGTACGGTGTTATATTCTAGCACTCCTAGGGGACACAATTTTCGCTGACAAGTCTGGCGATAGGGTGCATACGATGTGGTTGCAGATGTTGAGGGACCTTCACAATCCACCTCGGTACAGTTGGGGGAgcgcttgccttgcatggttgtacagAGAGTTATGCAGGGCAACCGACAAAAACGCTAGTCAGATTGGTGGGGCCTTAATACTCGTTCAATATTCGGCATGGTCCAGATTCCCTTTCTTGTGCCCAAGGATGGACCTCCCACCAGATGGTGCATATGGCCCACCATTACCATCTTCGCCATTGTCTATTAAGTAAGTCTCTTCCTTGACcgattctctctattttttttggatccaTCATTTTAAACGATATGACACATTGAACTTAGCATTATTCAACATacatatcctttttcttttttattacattgcatATTTGGTAGATATTGATTTCCTCTTTCTTCATTGTAGGTTGGTTTGGGTCGTGAGCACGAAGAATAGCCCCGCCGAAATCTGTTTGGTTCGGTACCATCAGCTTCTAGATTCTATGTATCCCAACCAGGTATCCAAATTGTGTTTCTTGTAATGTTATCTTAGTGTATACTCTTATAACTGTAAAATATGTCAATTCAAAATAATTGAACATTGCATAATGTGTTgcgcttttttttttactacaacagGTGGTGTGGCAACCATATGAAGCCGAATTAGGCCACCTGCCTGCGTTCTGTGTAGCAGGACGGGACAAGTGGATGGCGAGGGTGCCGCTTGTATGTTTCTGGctagtagagaaacatacaccgGATCGTGTTCTTCGTCAGTTTGGGATGGTGCAAGAAATTCCCGAAAATGTTGATACTGACGATGCCCTTCATAAGATAGACTTGAGGGGGAAGATTGAAGTGGATTGGAGGGTCAGACATTTTAGCCACATCCAAGTATGGAATACGAGAGCACAGAAACTATGTCATGGAGCACGACTAGAGGGTGCTATGTCGAGTGTTCATCCATACTTCGGCTGGTATGGTAAAGTCACATGGAGGTTTGTCGACCACACTAGCGCCTCTCTTCTTATTACGGTAATCGctttgacctttctttccaaattttgttGCGTATTACCATTTTTGCGTTACGTGTACTAATTGTATTACAACATTTGCAGGTCACCATGCACAAGCAAATGTTGATGCGTTATGTAGTAGACAGTCCTGAGCATAAGCTGATTACAGCTATGCTGAAGGAAGTGGATCGCCTTCACCGTCTAGCTGCCCATCTTCCCTTGGAAGATGCGGATACAGCAAATCCAGAACTGCCAGAACATAATGCACGACCAAGCACGAGCTCAACTCCTGCCAGCCATAGCCATGGCCAGTGTGTTGCACCCCATCAAGGCCAAAATCAACCccctccacccccacatgcTTATCCTGCCCCAGAGTtccctccacccccacatgcaTCACCTGCCCCAGAGTtccctccacccccacatgcaTCTCCTTCCCCAGAGATCCCTCCTCGTAGTACTCCCGCATTTCCTGACCTACAGATCCCTGTACCCACTGCACATGCATCTTCTCACCCCGAGATCCCTTCACCCACCCTATGTACATTTTCTGACCCCGCGCATCTATCCCTTACTCCACCATCCTTTCATCTCGGCATTGATTTCAATGACACCCCTCAGGTCATGCACACTCAATCTCCCTCGTACAGCATTGGTCATATACACCATGTACCACCCCATAGTGACTCCATGTCATTCATGCCCACTCCTGGACTGCATACAGCTCCTATGACTATGAGCTTCACTCACATTTCGTCCGCTACACCATCCTCCCCCGCAGTTGTAGTATCTTCAGTTGTTGGGAGTCAAGCAAATCAACCAGCTGTGCATGTTGAGAATGAGCAAGTTGATGAGCTACAGTCACCCCCACAAGGTCGGCCTAAACGCACAAGAAAAGCACCTCCTTGTGGGACAGGTGGTCACAAAGCAGGACACAAGGCTGGCCCCACGGTATGCATTGGTCATTTACTAGCTTTGAATACTTTCGTGACTGCTGTTATAGTTGgtattaaaattcatttgatcCATTGTTTCTTTGTAACTTCGTCTTTGCAGCAACGCAAGGAGCCTGACCAAGGAGATGCGGTACCCCCTCCCCCACATACCAGACATTATACAAGACAGCGTAAGCGTCAAGTGCCATAGGGTTAGCACCCCATCTGCCCATAACCCTATGCTTTTCAAGTGCCATAAGGTTAGCACCCCATCTACCTCTCTTAACCCTTGATTGTTTATTGTTCCTTAACCCTAACAAGATTGTTTATTGTGCTCATATGCTCATATGCCCATATgccattctttctttttttgatatcaTAGTCGtgagtttggattttatacaTAATGTTTATGTGCTTAATaatgagttttatttcttttgatgaATATGAATGTTCTTTGTAGGTGAACATACTTGTTGTTGCAAGAGAGAGTGACCAGTATTTGCAGTGGCAAAATTTCATCCCCATGAAGTTTGTGActttcttactttctttctGCATAATCAAAGAATATGAGTTAGTGTTCTACAAATCTGTCATGTGAATCTTgacaaattttcttatattttgaaaattatggtTGTTGTGTATTTAAACAAATAACTTTGTTAGATGCACTGATGTAATCTGGTCCAACCCATCTTCAATTTAGTTGCAATTAAGCTTTTGACTGCAGCAGATTTTCCTCTCATAATTTTGAATTGGTTTCATGTACAGGATATAGTTAAATATGTTGAAAACCAATTGCAAAATATTGGTGGAAATGTGAAAAAGTTCTATTCTGATGTTGTCCAAGATGCAATAGTGGATTCTGTAAAGCGTGAAGCTCAAGCTGTGGCTTTGAAAAGTAATGCAGCTATTGGCACCTATTTGAAGTCAATGATGGGTGATGAAAAAAAGCAGGAAGTTACTGTCATAATGCAATCAAATGTGCAGcacatgacacgtggatgaGTTGGGGATGGAGTTGGAGGGGGTGGAATTTGTCTGGCAGGGACATGGTGGGATAAAGAAGCATTAAGGATAGCTGAAGAGGTGTCTCTATCATTTGATGGTGATCTCCAAATCTATGCCTTCAAAACTACTTTAAATTCCACCATTCAACTCCGCATTGACAACCTCTCTAACAAGTAATCTATCTACCTATCCTCTCAATTATAAAGTCTCATTCTACTTGaatattttttcatctttttaattaaaagagtgGATGTTGAGTGCTTTGATTCATTAGTGGTGTCAATCCCATAAATGTTGTGATGTCATGCTTGTATCCCACCAATTATATGcctgttgagagagagagagagagagagagagagacggagCTTTATGTCTAATAACAATGATTGTTTTCTTATTCTAAACATCAATCTAGAAAACTAAGTCTGCTTTTATCAGATGCCATGATGTCAAGTTTCTTTTTTGTATATTGTATTCATGATCCAATTCGCAAGACCGATGATTGGGAATATTGTTCTGGACAAATCTGGCTTAACCAAATTGAACTTGATGTGATGAAGTTTTTCCTGCGAAAAATGGTGATTTCTCGAGTTCAATAGATCCCTGGAAACTGTTTTTCTTTCGTTGATTTTTCATGAATGGGCAAGTATGTTTTAGAAGTTATACTTCTTTCATGCACATTCCAATTCTTTCCCACACATTACTcctattatttttataactttatGAGACTTCTCtgctatatatttttattcttcataGTTTTCGGTATGCGAATGTGCAAATTTAAAGTAAGTCGTGGGTTTGGATTGGTTGATAAAATGAGATTCAAAAAATACCCATAGCCCCAAATGGTTGGGCTGTACAGGAAAAGAGTTATTTGTGAAGTTAAATTATGTCTCATAATTCAATTAGGAGATTGACACAATTTTTCCTACCTTTAAGGGATTTGACGGAAGGGAATAGTTTCATACAGACAATTGGCCTGAGAAGGGAGAAAGGtgcataaaatttataaaaaaaattctgaaagtATGTTTTAAGGCTCTAAACAAACTCAACTGGTGGGCTTTGACTAAAATGATACTTCTTCTCACAAGAGTGGCGGGTGGAGGGTAAGGTTGTGAGTTTAGAACTCACTAGGTGCATGTGTAACGTATCAATAAAAAGAAGACTCTAATCAAACTTAAGCCTTTTGACTTTGTGTCAAAGGTGTATGAGTGTGTCAGGccaaattcattttatttttccatttaaatttttctcATATGTAATTGAttagaaaaatttgttgttgtttttaaaaaaaaaaaaaaaaaaattatttcatgtgATCAGATTTTCTTGCTAAATGTAACTTTCTATAAATCATACATGCCTTTTGCTTAATAATTAAAGCTTCTACAGCTTTAACTCAATGTGATTTGCAGGTCTGGTTCCCCCAGTATGGAAGATATTGAAGCCTTTTCTGTAACCTATAGAGCACGTTTAGATGAAGCATAGCTCAATAGATCTATTCCTGAGAATATATCTTTGGAGGTATCTGTTTCccaattgttttcattttttagtgtTAATTTGGGTGGGGGAGACTCAACTCTACAACATAGAAaccttaaatttaatttatgggTGTAGATGTACCTAGCTGTGCACTTGACATGTAGGCCTGTCTTTGATAGATCAAATGatcaattatattatttgagacGTGTTGTTTGTTTCAAACTCTTTTCAAGATTGAAAGTTAATATAGGTGAATCTGTAATAATAACTATTGTTTCAAACTCTTTTCAACcagtatatttttttcttattttcctggTGTATTCTAGATCTCTACCTCGTGgattttcaagttgtttttaaGGTCTAGTAATGCACTAATTCCTCTCGGTATCACACTGTGTCATCTATACAATTAGGGCTAGGTGTTGGAGAAGCCATCTGGGTCAATTATTTAGACTTGGAATCAGATAAGGTGTCTGAAAAACCTGATAAAGATGAGGCTTTAGCGCCTTTTTTGAAGTTCTTCAAGGGGGGAGATTCTGAGGAAGAAATGAAAGAATCATATGAGTGAGGTTTATTAGTATTAGAGGAAAAAAGTGATGTGGATGGTAGGAATGAGGAAGGTAAGAAGGTTGATATTGAGTACTATGAGCCCAAACCTGGTGATTTTGTGGTGGGGGTGGTGGTTTCAGGTAATGAGAATAAGCTTGATGTGAATGTGGGGGCAGACTTGTTGGGTACAATGTTGACAAAGGAGGTGCTTCCCTTGTATGACAAGGAAATGGAAAACTTGTTATGTGATACGGATAAGGATGCCAATGAGGTTATGGTTAAGGGGAAGATGGGAATTGTGAAGAATGATGAGGCATTGAGTGGGAGACAGGGGCTTGGAAGGCCTGTTGTTGAGATTGGAACTGTTTTGTTTGCGAGGTTCTTGGGAGAACACTTAGTGGTAGGCCATTGCTTTCTACTAGACGGCTGTTCCGGCGGCTTGCCCGGCATCGAGTGAGGCGGGTTCATTTcttgctcttttcttttccgTTTAGCAGATTTGGAAACTTTTGTGcgagaaaatagaaaatgttgTGTAGCGGTGTTTAGAAAAtgttctttttaagaaaaagaaatgtataTAGGAGTACATTTTTTATGATCTTTAAAATGAATCAAGATAGATTATACAATTACACtatgattttcattttcctaaCTTTATTACGGCCAATATTAAGCTACTActtagctttttatttttaatggttgATTCTATTTGATGATGTGAACACATCTTTTGCTTTCTGTTGAGCGAGATAAAACAACTCAATGAACCCATTGAGGTTAGAATAACAGTGGAATACCGGAGGCCTTCGACAAGAATTGAGGTTTGTTTGTCTCTTGTATGTCTAATTTGTGTGTATGTTCTTATGCATTTTTCCGgttgtttatcattttttaaaagctACTTTGCGGGGATTGCGAGCTTTTCTTCCCAAAGCTGAGTTGTTGAATAGAGTGAACAACTTCACCGAGTTGAAAGAAAATGTGAGTAGTTTTCCCCCCTTTGTGCATGTTTGGGACAAATTAAAAGGCTATCATGCATAATTAGAACAATTGGGGATTTTAGATGTGTCAAATACATGATTTCGGCTAATATGCGGATCATGGATAGAAAAGTTAATTAATTTTGGGGAAATCttcatatattcatatattttcaCCGACCATTAATGGCCCAATTGGGGACCGACTTGATTTCATCCTTTAAGTGTTGGG is a genomic window containing:
- the LOC142630780 gene encoding uncharacterized protein LOC142630780, producing MWLQMLRDLHNPPRYSWGSACLAWLYRELCRATDKNASQIGGALILVQYSAWSRFPFLCPRMDLPPDGAYGPPLPSSPLSIKLVWVVSTKNSPAEICLVRYHQLLDSMYPNQVVWQPYEAELGHLPAFCVAGRDKWMARVPLVCFWLVEKHTPDRVLRQFGMVQEIPENVDTDDALHKIDLRGKIEVDWRVRHFSHIQVWNTRAQKLCHGARLEGAMSSVHPYFGWYGKVTWRFVDHTSASLLITVTMHKQMLMRYVVDSPEHKLITAMLKEVDRLHRLAAHLPLEDADTANPELPEHNARPSTSSTPASHSHGQCVAPHQGQNQPPPPPHAYPAPEFPPPPHASPAPEFPPPPHASPSPEIPPRSTPAFPDLQIPVPTAHASSHPEIPSPTLCTFSDPAHLSLTPPSFHLGIDFNDTPQVMHTQSPSYSIGHIHHVPPHSDSMSFMPTPGLHTAPMTMSFTHISSATPSSPAVVVSSVVGSQANQPAVHVENEQVDELQSPPQGRPKRTRKAPPCGTGGHKAGHKAGPTQRKEPDQGDAVPPPPHTRHYTRQRKRQVP